From one Eleginops maclovinus isolate JMC-PN-2008 ecotype Puerto Natales chromosome 7, JC_Emac_rtc_rv5, whole genome shotgun sequence genomic stretch:
- the LOC134867616 gene encoding homeobox protein engrailed-1-B-like — MEEQRDPNSSDSSEGESVSPDPSLPSPPMLPLQVAQQANRTTNFFIDNILRPDFGCRKEHGLSLRERAQSSGRERVHPAVSRPSLPGTPCQDSNCSSDSTSSSASSTSLASPKKSNGGISGGTAASSTGSSGLKAEERTGDGAGGDTSSSVVVLSGSGGSTPESQPLLWPAWVYCTRYSDRPSSGPRTRKLKKSKSGKEDKRPRTAFTAEQLQRLKTEFQVNRYITEQRRQALAQELGLNESQIKIWFQNKRAKIKKASGFKNGLALQLMAQGLYNHSTTTIQEDKEDSD; from the exons atggaggagcagagggaccCAAACAGCTCGGACAGCAGTGAGGGAGAGAGCGTCTCCCCGGATCCCAGCCTGCCTTCGCCGCCCATGCTGCCTCTGCAGGTGGCCCAGCAGGCCAACAGAACCACCAACTTTTTCATCGACAACATTTTGCGGCCGGACTTCGGCTGCAGGAAAGAGCACGGCCTGAGCCTGCGTGAGAGGGCGCAGAGCTCCGGCCGGGAACGCGTCCACCCGGCGGTCAGCAGGCCGAGCCTCCCCGGGACGCCGTGCCAGGACTCCAACTGCAGCAGTGACAGCACTTCGTCATccgcctcctccacctctttgGCGAGTCCCAAAAAGAGTAACGGCGGCATAAGCGGAGGAACGGCAGCCTCCTCCACTGGGAGCAGCGGCCTGAAAGCCGAGGAGAGAACTGGCGATGGGGCCGGGGGGGACACGTCTTCTTCGGTAGTAGTGCTGAGTGGTTCTGGGGGGTCCACACCGGAGAGCCAGCCGCTGCTGTGGCCGGCCTGGGTCTACTGCACCCGATACTCGGACAGGCCCTCATCTG GCCCAAGGACACGGAAACTAAAAAAGTCGAAAAGCGGCAAAGAGGACAAGCGGCCGCGCACGGCCTTCACCGCCGAGCAGCTGCAGCGCCTGAAGACGGAGTTCCAGGTGAACCGCTACATCACAGAGCAGCGGCGGCAGGCCCTCGCGCAGGAGCTCGGTCTTAACGAGTCCCAGATCAAGATCTGGTTCCAGAACAAGCGGGCCAAGATCAAGAAGGCCAGCGGCTTCAAGAACGGGCTCGCACTGCAGCTGATGGCTCAGGGACTGTACAACCATTCCACCACCACCATCCAGGAGGACAAGGAGGACAGCgactga